The Candidatus Marinimicrobia bacterium CG08_land_8_20_14_0_20_45_22 nucleotide sequence GGTAACATAAGAAACAATGCGCCGGGCAACGATTCCTGCAATCTGGACGACCTTGATTCGTAATTGATCATTCTCAATCGAAATGACATTCCGTTCGTTTTCAAGCGATGTTTCCGGCTTAAAAGCAGACATAAATTTTCCATGTATATATTCGACGTTTTTCACGATGCCGCTGATTGGAACGCGATTAACATGAACATTTAATATCGACATAAAAATAGCGACTCGCGTGCATTTACCTACGAATGGGTCCTCAACTTCTTCAATCGAAACGACCTTTCCATCCGCCGGGCAGACAATCGCTTTCGGATTGTCCGGAATCAGCCGATTCGGGTCTCGGAAAAACCAAAGCGAAAATAGAAAAAACCCAAACGCAAACCAGAATAGAATCCAGAGCACGTCCCAGTTCAACTGCGAAGAAATCAGTATCAATAAAAAACTAATTAAAAATGTTGGAATGAGTATTTTTGCGCCTTCTTTTCTGATCATTTTTTCCCTCCGATAATCCGTTGCCACATCTCTTGATAAGTCGATTCAATATCACCCAGATCCAAGCGAAACCGATCTTTATCGAGTTTTCGGTTCGTTCCTTTTTCCCAAAACCGGCAGGTGTCCGGCGAAATTTCATCTGCAAGCAAAACCCGATCATGGTAACGTCCAAATTCCAGTTTAAAATCAACCAAATTTACGCCAATCGAGTTAAAAAACACCTTTAAAATTTCGTTGATTTTCAGTGCGTTTTGCTTCATGGTGGACAGTTCTTCATCCTTCGCAATTCCGAGTGCAAAAATGTGATCATCGTTCATCAATGGATCGTTGAGCGCATCGTCTTTGAAGTAGCATTCGACGATTGGTGATTTGAAAACGATCCCTTCCTTCACACCGTACCGTTTGCAGAGACTGCCGGTTGAAATGTTTCGAACAACGAGTTCCACAGGTACGATCTGGACTTTTCTTACCAGCATTTCGTTATCGGAAATCTGCCGGATA carries:
- a CDS encoding phosphoribosylaminoimidazolesuccinocarboxamide synthase, with amino-acid sequence MQKGKALYEGKAKIIYETDNPTLVIQHFKDDATAFNGIKKGQIVGKGVANTAISSMLFDLLEKDGIETHFIRQISDNEMLVRKVQIVPVELVVRNISTGSLCKRYGVKEGIVFKSPIVECYFKDDALNDPLMNDDHIFALGIAKDEELSTMKQNALKINEILKVFFNSIGVNLVDFKLEFGRYHDRVLLADEISPDTCRFWEKGTNRKLDKDRFRLDLGDIESTYQEMWQRIIGGKK
- a CDS encoding phosphatidylserine decarboxylase family protein translates to MIRKEGAKILIPTFLISFLLILISSQLNWDVLWILFWFAFGFFLFSLWFFRDPNRLIPDNPKAIVCPADGKVVSIEEVEDPFVGKCTRVAIFMSILNVHVNRVPISGIVKNVEYIHGKFMSAFKPETSLENERNVISIENDQLRIKVVQIAGIVARRIVSYVTAGDDLKRGERFGMIQFGSRVEIFVPPTVHVCVGLGEKVAGGETIIGEIL